DNA from Arthrobacter sp. SLBN-112:
GACCAATCGGGCCGCAAAGGGTGTATAAGGGCCGCCAAAACATCACAGCCAGGGCTGGCCCTTTTTCACAGCAGGATCATAGTTTTCGCGCGCATCGTGGATGCATGAAGACGCAGCTCCTGCCGGCATCACCGGCCGCAAACAGCTCCGGCCGCCCGGAGCTTTCACTGCCAGCACCGAAGAATCCCTCCCATGGCTGGTTCGCCCGCCAGTACCGGCAGCGCATGCTGCGGACGGATCTCCTGACGGTCATTGCCTGGACCTCCGTGGCCGCCGCAATTGCCCTTTGGCTTGCCGACGGCGGGGCCACCAGCATCACCTCACCCGCCGCCGCATTCACGGCAGCGGGCATTGTGGCCGGGTTGGCGGGCATGGACCTGGTCCTGCTCATGCTTCTCCTGGCCGCGAGGATCCCATTTATTGACCGCACCATCGGCCACGACCGCGCCCTGGAGTTCCACGGGAAGCTGGGAAAGCCCTCCCTGTACCTGCTCCTGGCTCACGGCCTCCTGCTCGTTATTGGGTACGGCATGGCCGAGGGGCTGGATCCGGTCACCGAGTCCATCAACCTATGGTTTCAGGTGCCCGACATGTGGCTGGCGTTCGTCTCCATGGCGCTGTTCATCGCCGTCGTCGTGACGTCCCTGGTGGCCGTCCGGCGTCGGTTCCCCTACGAGTTCTGGTACGTGGTGCACCTCCTGACCTATGCCGCGGTGGCAACGTCATTGCCGCACCAGTTCAGCGTGGGCGGCCTCTTTGCGGCAGGCACCTGGCAGCGCCGGTACTGGCTGGCCATCTGCATCTACACAGGCACGGCACTGGTGTACTTCCGGGTGTTGGAGCCGGTGCTGGCCACGGCACGGCACCGGCTGACCGTGGCCCGCGTGGAGGCTGTGGCGCCCGGCGTGGTGAACATCGTCATGAGCGGCCGGAAGCTGGACCAGCTGGCAGGCACGGGCGGACGCTTCTTCATCTGGCGCTTCCTGGCCCCGGGCATGTGGTGGCATCCCCACCCGTTCAGCCTGTCCGCCGGGCCCGTCCTGCACGGCCCTGACGGTCAGGGGACACTGCGGGTCACCGTGCGGAACCTTGGCAGCGGATCGGCGCAGCTCCTCCGGCTGCGGAAGGGAACCAAGGTGGCCCTGGAAGGCCCTTACGGCTTGCTCAGCACGGCTGCCCGGACCCGGAACAAGGTGGTGATGATCGGTGCGGGCATCGGCATCACGCCCCTGCGCGCACTGCTGGAGACCACGCCGTTCGCTCCCGGCGAGGCAACGGTCCTGCTTCGCGGCCGCACGGACCAGGAGCTATACCTAAGCCACGAAATCCTCGATCTTTGCCAGGCCCGTGGCGCCCGGCTCTTCCACCTCACCGGCACACGGGCCCACGGCCGCTTCTCCTGGCTTCCGGAGGACGCCGTGCGGAGCGGCTACAGCCTCACCTCCTATGTACCGGACATTGCGGAAGCGGACGTCTACGTCTGCGGTCCGGCGGCCTGGGCGGCCAACGTCATAGCGGATGCCGGGAAGGCCGGCGTCCGTGAAGAACAGATCCATCACGAAAGGTTTGACTGGTGAAAATACGCGGAACAATCGCAGCGGGCCTGGCCTCCGCCGGGATCCTCATGGCTGGATGGCAGGCAGGCACGCAGGTGGGCGGCATCAGCACGGTGGCAACAAGTACGACGGCGACAGGCACCACGGATTCAACGGGCACCGGGTCGACGGGGACGGGTTCGTCCGGCACAGGTGGATCGACCGGCACGGGTTCGGCAGGTTCCGCCGGCTCTTCCGGTTCGACCGGCTCAACCGGTTCGACCGGCTCGTCAGCCTCCGGCACCTACAAGGGAACCGCGGTTCAGACCCGGTTCGGTCCCGTGCAGGTCCAGATCACGGTGGCCAGCGGAAAGATCACGGAGGTCACCGCCCTGCAGCTGACCAACACCGACCGCAAGTCCATCCAGATCAGCAACCGCGCGGCACCCCTGCTCCGCAGCAAGGTCCTCGCGGCGCAGTCGGCCGATGTCCAGACCGTCAGCGGCGCCACCATCACCAGCGACGCGTACCTGACTTCACTCCAGGCAGCCATCGATGCAGCCAACCTCTAACCCAGTGGACGCCGCAGCCGGCGGTCCCATCCTGAAGGCCCGCACCTTTGAATGCATGGGTACGGTCATCGGACTGACGCTGCCCGTCGCCTCCCCCGCGGAAGGGCAGCCGGGGCTTGACGAGCTCGCCGCCGCCACCGCCGTCGTCGAACGCCTTTTCCGGGAACTGGACGAAAAATTCAGCCTGTACCACCCGGATTCGGAGGCGGCCAGGCTGGCCCGCGGCGAACTGACGCTGCGCGGTGCCTCGGAGCAGATGCGCGGGCGGTATGCGGAGGCGCATGAATGGCGGCTGCGCACGGAGGGCGCCTTCACCCCTGAACGGCCCGACGGGGCGCTGGACCTTTCCGGAATTATTAAAGGTCATGCAATCCGCGAGGCAGGTACCTCGCTCCTGGCCTTGGGCCGGCAGGATTGGTGCCTCAACGCCGGCGGCGACGTCCTGGTCAACGGCTCGCCCCATCCCGGCAGCAGCGAGCCTTGGAAAGCGGGCATCGTGGACCCGGCAGACCGCCTGACCCTGGTCGCGGGCTACGCACTGGGTGGCAGCAGCCGGCACACGGCAATTGCCACCTCCGGCTCCGCCGAGCGCGGCGAGCACATTTGGCGGCTGGGAAGCGGCGCCGAGTTTGTCCAGGTCACTGTGGCCGCCGCCGGCATTGTCACCGCCGATGTCCTGGCCACGGCGATCGTTGCCGGCGGAACCAAAATGCTGAACCGCGCCACGGACCAATGGGATGTTGCCGTCCTGGCGATCCGCGCGGACGGCTCCATCCTGGCGACGCCCGCATTCCACCCCGCCTGAGCCACCGCTGAGTGGGGCCCTACAGCCGCGTGAACGTCGGGTACTTCGGCTGCAGGTTGTCCCCGGACGACTTGCCGGTTACGCGCCGGACCACCCACGGAGCCGCGTACTCGCGGAACCACTGGGCGTTGGCACGCAGGGCATCGGCGCCCTTCAACTCCGGGACCGGGGACATCGGCGGGATGTCGATGGAGTGGTCATATTTAAGGACCTCGAGGACCCGCTTGGCCATGTTGGCGTGGCCGGCAGCGGACATGTGCATCCGGTCATGCGCCCACATGCCCCAGTCGTAGTACTCGCTGAAGCGCCAGTAATCGACCAGCAGCGCGCCGTGGTCGCCCGCGATTCCCCGGACCAGCTCGTTGTAGATGGCGGTACGGCCGCGCATGGTGCCAAAAACCTTTGAACCCCGGGCATCGAAACCGGTGAACATGACCACGGTGGCGCCGGTGGCAGCCAGCTTTCCGACCGCGTCGTTGTACTCCACGAGGAGGTCATCGATGTCCACGCGCGGGCGAAGGATGTCGTTGGCACCGGCGTAGATACTCACCAGCGTGGGATTAAGTTCGACGGCGGCGTCCACCTGCTCCGCCAGGATCTGGCGGAGCTTCCGGCCGCGGATGGCCAGGTTGGCGTAGCCGAAGTCAGGATCGGCGGCGCAGAGCTGCTCTGCGACCCGGTCGGCCCAGCCGCGGACACCGTTGGGGCGTGTGGGGTCGTCGTCACCGACGCCTTCGGTGAAAGAGTCGCCAATGGCCACGAACCGGGAAGAAAAATCCATGCGGCTAGTCTGCCATCCGTTGCCGGGAGCAACCAATCAGTCGTGGACTGAAACCCGGGCGTCGCTGCGGTCCTCACTGTTCTTAAACCGCACGATGCCCCACAGCTTCATCAGGCTCCAACCGAAGACCATGATGACAAGCGCGTTTCGCAAAGTCAGAAGCAGGGCCACTCCGGGGTTCAGGGCAACATAGAGCTGAACGTAGAGAATTGGAAAGACAAGCGTTGTGAGAATGCCAATCACGAACATCGCAATTGCGGGAACAGCCCAACGCAGTCCATACAACGCTGACCCAACACAAATAACCGCAGCCAGCCAGATCATGAATTGCGGGGACCCGACCTTGTTGAAGACGATCATTGCCGATACGAGCGCGAGGGCGCCCATCATCATAAGCTCCTGACGGTCTACGCGCGTCCTGACCCCCGCCAGAATCAACAGACCTATCAGCAGCAAGCTGACACACAGCAGGGGATTCATCAGGGTTCCAACGAAATCGGAGAGGGTACCCCTGATTTCCAATGTCGTAAGTTCAAAATTCGGATGAACCCACGCACCCCATCCAAGGACCGCCTGCCACAGTCCCGGCGTTGTGAAGGGCGCCTCAAGCTGCATGCCGCGCTCACCCTGGGCCTTCACGAACCCGAGAAGATTACTGGCGCCGCCTCCGGCCACAACAGACCCAATCATGACCGCAGAGACGGCAGCCCCCGCGAGGAGGACCTGCAAACGCGCCTTGGTTGCCAGCAACAGGGAAAGGACAACCGCAGCCGGCCATACCTTCACCCATGTGGCCACTGACAACAAAGCTGATGCGATTGCTGGCCGCTCTGCCGCGAACACCAGCCCGATGACGACGAGGGGGGCGGATACGCCGTCCACCCGTGAGAACACCAGCGGGCCCAATATACCGATCAGCAGCACCCACAGGTACGCCGCCTGCCACCCGAATGGCAAACTCCGGCTGCGCTTCAATACGAACAGCGCCAACAAATTCAGCACGGTGCAAAGGAGGAACCAGCCGAGCATGTACAACTTTTGCCCAAGAAGGCCCGCGGCCAGCATCGGCAGCATTGCACCTATTGGATAGACCCAAGGTACGTCAATGCCCTGCCAAACCCCCTCCTTGATTCCCGCAAAAGCCCACTGGCGATAAAGACCCACATCTCCGTAGACGCGACCCGCCATAATGTCAGGAATCAGAAACATCAGGAACAGGAGGTGCACAGCAGCAAATGCAGTGATGATTGTTCTGTTCCGGGAAAGAAGTATGACAGCGCGGGGCCGAATGGTATCCACTTGGAGGCTTTCTGCTTGATGTAAAGATATTTAGGGCTGGTGGTTGTATTAAGCTTCGCCCTGCGTCTCGCGCAGGATCCAGTGGTCCTTGTCCAGGCGTCCCACCACTTTTTCGCCGATCCGGGCCAGGTCCAGCACATCCTGCTCCGTCAGCGCGTCGAGGAACAGGTCGCGGACGTCCTCAACGTGGCCAGGGGCCAGCCCAACGATGGTGGCCATGCCGTCCTCAGTGAGGTGGGCGGTGGTGACCCTTGCATCGTGGGGATGGGGACGGCGCTCAACCCAGCCGCGCTTCTGCAGCTTGGTGACCACATGCGACAGGCGGGACAGTGATGCGCTGCTGCGCGCGGCGAGCTCGCTCATGGGCAGGAACCGGTCCTCGGCCTCGGACAGCATGGCCAGGACCGTGTAATCGAAAAGGGACAGCTTCCCCGCTGCGTGCAGCCTGGTATCGAGCGCTGCGGGCAGCAGCGTATTGATGCTCACCAGCGCCAGCCATGCGCGGCGTTCGTCAGCGGTGAGCCAGCGGGGTTCGGTCATGGGCTCCATTCTACGATTGATCTTTCAAGTAGCCTGCTGCGGCACCGGTAGGCTTGGCCCCATGTATGTTGTGTCCCTCACCTACCGCGTGCCGCAGGAGATCGTCGACTTCCACAACAACGCCCACATTGCCTGGCTGCAGAAGGCGTTCGACGACGGCGTCTTCATTGCCGCCGGCCGTAAGATCCCGCGCACCGGAGGACTGCTGCTTTCGCAGGCGGAACGGGAAACCCTGGACGCGAGCCTGGCGCAGGACCCGTTCTACGTCAACGGCGTGGCCGACTTTGAAGTGCTGGAGTTCCACGCCGGCCGGGTGGCCCCGGGGTTTGAAAACCTGCTGGACACCCCGCCCGCCCAGACCAGCTAGGGTGGGCCGCCGCCGTCGGACAATTCCGCCGCAACCTTCTTCAGCCCGCCTTTCCGCGGAACCTTCACCGGCTGGGGCCAGCGCGGGCTGAGCGTATCCCCCAGCGTTACGCCGCGGAGCTTGCGGCCAAAGAGCGGCAGCACCCAGTCGTGGACCCAGCGCCGCTGGTACCGCTCCCATTCGCGCAGGCTGAGCCGGGGCGGCGGCTCCCAGTCCCTGGGCTTGATCCTGTGCGGCACGCCCAACTGGTCCAGCACCTGCCCGGCCAGGTATTTGTGCCCCGCCTTGGACATGTGCAGCCGGTCTGAATCCCACATCCTGCGGTCGTGGAAGGCCTCCAGGCACCAGTAGTCCATCAGCACCGCGCCGTACTGCTCCGCGATGTCCCGCACCCGCTGGTTGTAATAGGTGTTGCGCTTCTTCAACGGCTCCAGGAGCGCGGAAACCTTGACGTCGAATCCGGTGAAGAGGACCACCGTGGCGCCGGTGCCGGCGAGCCGGGCAACAAGCTGTTCGTAGTCCGCCATGAGCGCTCCCATGTCGGTCTTCAGGTCCAGGATGTCGTTTCCGCCGGCGTAGAGGGTGACCAGCGTTGGCCGCATCCGCAGCGCCGGGTCCAGCTGCTCGTCGATGATGTGCCGCAGCCGCTTGCTCCTGATGGCCAGGTTGGCATACTTCCACCCCGGCTGTGCCTTGGCGAGTTTTTCGGCCACCCGGTCGGCCCACCCCCGCACCCCGTTGGGCAGCCGCTCATCCCGGTCCCCCACCCCTTCGGTGAAGGAGTCACCAAGGGCAACAAAGACGCGCCGCCCGAAGTCAGGAAGCAAGGATTCAAGCGCCACCGCCCCAACCTAACGGCACAAGGGAAAGCAAGGACGACGCCGGGATGAACAGTAAGTGAGCGGGCGTCACGGTTGAGGCGGCGGCGGATTGGCGCGGTCACCCCTGCTGTCGGGAGCGGCCCGGCATCATGGCGTCCGTGACCCGCTGTCCGTCTGCATTCCTCCGTGGACGGGACGGAACTCCCAGGAGTAGGAGCCGTCCGCTTTCAAGCTCATCCTCAGGTGGCCCCAGGTGTCGCTGAACTTCCGCTGGATGTAGGCCGGATCGCTGGTGAACGAGCGGAGGCCGATACCGCCGGTGGACACCTGGAACTGCTGCATGCCGTCCGGTACGCACTGGTCCGCGTTGTTCACCGGGCAGGTCCGCTCATAGTTGTGCTGGGAGCCGGACAGCAACACTTTCACCCGGTTGTTCCAGAACATGTCGATCCAAGGCTTCGCCTGGGTGAAGCGGGTGTGGCTCGATGTGTTGGAGGTGAAGTATGGGTCATGGTAGACGGCGGCCAGATGCTTCCCGGCAGCCTTGGCCGCCTTCAAGTCAGCGTCCATTTCCGCGGTCATGGCCTGCGCCCGGGACGCGTTGTACCGCCACGTTGCCGTGGGCGCCACCAGAATATGCCAGTTGCCCTTTTCGAACGAATACCACTCCATCGCATCCTGGAACCGGCCCAAAGTAGTGCTGGTAGCGGACTTGGTGGAGTTCACGCATTGGCCGTCCATGAACCGGTCCACGTCATCATTCACACCCGGCTCCAGATCGTGGTTGGGGCCCGTGGTCCAGTACGTCTTGGCCTTCAATCCGCCCCACAGCGTGTTCCACGCCCCGAGCGTTGAGCAGGTCCCCTTGTCATATTGGAAGTCACCGATGGCAAGGAAATTATCCAACGAACCATCATTGAGGCCCCCGATGATGCTGGCAGCGTTCTTACCGGACGCCGAGCTCGTCGACGTATTACCTGAAGGGTTCATGTCGCCAACGGCGGCGAACTCGAAAGAATCACCCGACGGCGGAGTGGTAGGCGCCGGGGTCGGGCTCGAAGTCGGCGACGGGCTCGAGGTGGGGGTAGGCGTCGGGCTGGGGCTCGTCGCGCCTGCTGCCGGGTAGACACGTACCCAGTCCACGCGCATTTCCCCGGCACCATCAGCAGTGGAATCCGGGAACCAATCCAGCTGCAGCGTCTGGTGCATGCTGCCTGGAGGCTGGTGGGTCGGGTCGTTGTCCTCGAACCACTTCACGCCATCCACGTAACCAACCATCCCGGCGGGGGACCAGTCCACTGCGTAGTTGTGGAACTGGGAAACGTCCAGCGTCTTGCTGGCCCTGGTCTGGGAGTTGCTGCAGGAGAAGTGCTGGAAGAACTTGATGACGTTCCAGTCGCCCGATGTTTCCGCATAATCCACTTCGCCGTCGCAAGGCCAGTTCCCGCTGTCCGGCCACAGGATCGAAACCATGTGGTACTCATTGTCGCCCGACCCGGCGGCGCGGACCTCCCACCGCCCGTACTTCTGGCGGGCGAACTTCGCGGACATGCCGGCGGTGGTCCCGTCCGGTGTTCCGCTCATGACCATTTTGGACCCGTCCACTTTTACCTGCTGCGGGCTGCGGATGCCCTTGCCGGCGTGTCCTGCGCTGTTGTACACGCTCCACTTGGTTGCGTCCGGGGCTCCGGTGTAGTTGAACTCGTCCCCGGCGACGGGTGCACCCCAGTTCTGCGTGGCAGCAGCCTGGACGCCGCCCGGATCAGAAGGCGCGGGGGTGGGTGTTGGCGTCGGGGTCGGGTTCACCACCACCGCGTCAGCCTCGGTGGTGACCACCAGCTTGGGGCGGAGTGCTGCGTCCAAGGCCTGGTTCGATTTGAAGCCCAGCCATTTCTGCGCGCCTGATTCCAGCCTGAAGTTCTGCTCACCGCCGGTGGCGGTGACGCCCTTGGTGACGTCCCATTCCACCCAGGCGCCGTTGGAGAACCCGCCGGTCTTGCCCAGCCAGGTCCCGCGCGCCGGCGCGTTGTTCCAGGTGACGCCCGTTTCGGTCCATGCCCCGCTCGTAGTGTAAACATCCACAAACTCAGTCGATGTTGCCGCCGCCTCCGAGTATGCCCGCAGCTTTGCCGAGACGATGTGCTCCCCGGCAGGGACCTGGACGTTGAACCTCAGCAGACTGTTCCGGGAAATGCTTGTCCGGCCCTCCGTGGACCATCGGACGCTGGTCCCGAAGTTCTCCGTTGGCCGGTCCGCCTGAACATAGCTGTCGGCGGTCGGTGCGAATGTCAGCGCTCCAACCGCGTTCGCCACGCTGCCCACTACGGCGAGTGAGGCGAGCATGACTAAAAGTGTCAGGGCAGAGATAGCCGGCCGCAGGATAGTTTTCATGGAATGAGACCTTAATGTTCCAGTTGAAATAACCGAAGCATACGGCTTGTCACACCCTATGACATAGCAATTACCGCTCTGGCGATTCTTGAAAACGTGTGTTACGCGGGAGCAGGCTGAAGTGACGCCACAACGAGCCGTGACTGACGACTTGCGTAGGAGCGCATCGCCGACCAGAGCTGAGTGAGGCCGCCCGCGGCCGAAGGAAGCGCCGGGAGGTGTCTAAGCGACGGCAAGTCGGCAGTTACGGCGCCTCAACCATGGGCCGAAGCTACCCTTCGGCTTTGCCCTGCCGCCAGTAACCCATGAAGGCCACCTGTTTCCGGTCCATCCCCACGTCGCGCACCAGGTAACGCCGCAGGTCCTTGATGACGGCTGCCTCGCCGGCGATCCAGGCGTAGAAGGGCATGGCGCCGGCAGGAATTCGAGGGTTCTTGGTGGCGCTGATGTCCGCGGTTTCCAGGCGGGCGGGCGTTTCCCAGAGGATGTCCGTGTCCACGTTGACGTCCTCGGGCTCGGACCCTGCGCCGCCGTCGTCCGTTCTGATGCCCACCCAGCCCGGCTCGGGGACGGCTTTGCGCACGGCCTCCTGCAGGAGTTGGCCGTGGGGCCGGGAGCGGCCGATGGCGGCGCCGCGGGCCAGCCAGGTGATTTCGATGTCGGCCGGGGAGTGGAGCTCCAGGAAGTCGCCGGCCTGCGGAACCTCGAGGAAAGCGTGCCCGCTCATGTACGGGGGGAGCGTTTCGAGGATGGCGGAGATGGCGGGGACGGCGGTTTCGTCGCCGGCAAGCAGGATGCGCTGGGCCAGGCCGGGGCGCCATTCGATCCCGGAGTAGGTCTCCGCGGTGACGCAGTGCGCGGCGCGGTTGTTGGGGCCGATGATGGTGATGGCGTCGCCGGGCCGGGCGTCGAGGGCCCAGTTGGCGGCAGGCCCGGTGTTGTCCGGACCGTCGAGGTGCATCACGAAGTCGACGTCGATCTCCGGGTACACCCCGTCCAGCCGCGCCTCGCGAACGGTGTAGGTACGCATGGACCCACGAACCTCCGGGTCCGTGGCAAGCCAGTCGCGGTACCACCCGGCCTGGCCTGTGTGGAAGGCCGGCAGCGGCAACTGTGAGCCGTCCGGGGCCAGGGACGGAATCAGGAGCTTGATCCGGAGGTCCAGGGTGTGGCCGTGGACGCCGAAATCACGCAGCGAGTAGCCTCCGAACGTGATCCTCCGGAACGTGGGGCTGAGCTGCTGGACGGAGGAGACCGTCACCTCGAAGGCGAGGCTCATCGGCTGGGCGGTCACAGGCTGGGCAGGTGCGTTGTGGCGGGTCTTCATGGGACGAGCTCCAGTTCGTTGGCTGGGGTGTGGTGGCGGCCGATGGGAATGATCAGCGGAGTGGCCGAGACGGGGTCCGGGATGACGCGGCTCTCCAGTCCGAAGACGTCACGGACCAGTTCTTCCGTCACCACCTCGCGCGGGGACCCGACTGCCGCCACGGCACCGTCCTTCATGGCGATGACGTTGTCCGCGTAGCGGGCGGCGAGGTTCAAATCGTGCAGGACAATGGCCACGGTAGTGCCGTGCCTGCGGTTCAGGTCCGTGACCAGGTCCAGAACCTCCACCTGGTGGGCCAGGTCGAGGTAGGTGGTGGGTTCGTCCAGCAGCAGGACGTCGGTTTCCTGGGCCAGCGCCATCGCAATCCAGGCCCGCTGCCGCTGGCCGCCGGACAGTTCGTCCACGTCGCGCCCGGCCAGGTCCAGCGTTCCGGTGGCTTCCAGCGCACGCTGCACGGCGGCGTCGTCCTTTTCACTCCAGCTGCGGAAGAAGCCCTGGTGCGGGTAGCGCCCGCGTCCCACCAGGTCGCGGACGGTGATGCCGTCCGGGGCGGTGGGGTGCTGGGGAAGCAGGCCGAGGGTCCGGGCCAGTTCGCGGGCGGGCCGGGTATGGATATCCCTGCCGTCGAGGGTCACGGCGCCGCCGGAAGGCTTCAGGAGCCGGGACAGTCCGCGGAGCAGGGTGGACTTTCCGCAGGCGTTTGCGCCCACGATCATGGTCACCTTGCCCGCGGGAATCCGGACGCTGAGCCCGTCCACCACGCAGCTTTGGCCGTAGGTGAGCGTCAGGTCCCGGGCTTCGAGAACAGCCATGTCACGCATCCTTTCGATTGGCCGTGACCAGGAGCCACAGCAGGAACGGGGCGCCGAGCGCGCCGGTGACCACACCCACCGGCAGGACGGTGCCGTCCAGGAGCAGGGGGGCGAGGTTCGCGGCGGCGTAATCCGCCGCCAGGACAATCAGGGCACCCACCAGGGCCGACGCCGGCAGGCTGCCTTTGCCGGCGAAGCGGCGGGCGATGGGACCGGCGAGGAAGGCGACGAATGAGACCGGCCCGGCGGCCGCCGTCGCCACGGCCGCCAGCGCCACCGCAATGAGCACCAATGCCAGGCGGGCCGCGTTGACGCGGACCCCCAATCCGGCCGCTGCATCGTCGCCCAGTTCCAGGATGCGCAGCGGACCGGCGATGACCGCGGTGGCGGGAACCAGCACCCCGAGCGCCAGGAACAGGACTCCGGCGCGGTCCCAGTTGGCGGAATTCAGGGATCCGTTGAGCCAGACCAGGACGTCGGCGGCGGTGCGGATGTCCGCGCGCGTCATCAGGAAACTGACCACGGCGTGCAGGGCGGCCGCGATCCCGACGCCGGCAAGGACCAGCCGGTTTCCCGCGGCATTCCCCCGCCCGGTCCCGCGGACAGCCCCGCCGCTGGAGATCTTATGGATCAGGGCGGCCACGGCAAGGGCACCCACGAGCGCCGCCCCGGAAACCACAGCACCGGAGGCGCCGAAAATGACAATTGAAGTCACGGCGGCTGCACTGGCGCCGGAGCTGATGCCGATGACGTCGG
Protein-coding regions in this window:
- a CDS encoding ABC transporter ATP-binding protein — translated: MAVLEARDLTLTYGQSCVVDGLSVRIPAGKVTMIVGANACGKSTLLRGLSRLLKPSGGAVTLDGRDIHTRPARELARTLGLLPQHPTAPDGITVRDLVGRGRYPHQGFFRSWSEKDDAAVQRALEATGTLDLAGRDVDELSGGQRQRAWIAMALAQETDVLLLDEPTTYLDLAHQVEVLDLVTDLNRRHGTTVAIVLHDLNLAARYADNVIAMKDGAVAAVGSPREVVTEELVRDVFGLESRVIPDPVSATPLIIPIGRHHTPANELELVP
- a CDS encoding FecCD family ABC transporter permease, giving the protein MEQRRGRLRLNRTAFLAAAVVVLFFASVLLGSYTVGIPDFFTIVVNHVSGGAKIPGASFIVMENKLPRAVTGTMIGIAFGLAGALFQTMLRNPLASPDVIGISSGASAAAVTSIVIFGASGAVVSGAALVGALAVAALIHKISSGGAVRGTGRGNAAGNRLVLAGVGIAAALHAVVSFLMTRADIRTAADVLVWLNGSLNSANWDRAGVLFLALGVLVPATAVIAGPLRILELGDDAAAGLGVRVNAARLALVLIAVALAAVATAAAGPVSFVAFLAGPIARRFAGKGSLPASALVGALIVLAADYAAANLAPLLLDGTVLPVGVVTGALGAPFLLWLLVTANRKDA